One stretch of Punica granatum isolate Tunisia-2019 chromosome 5, ASM765513v2, whole genome shotgun sequence DNA includes these proteins:
- the LOC116208183 gene encoding cysteine desulfurase, mitochondrial, translated as MASKYLASAIRRYLPKATPSSLLRPFSTAAAVAEASPPTSEDPDGGIVMKGVRISGRPLYLDVQATSPMDPRVLDAMLPYYTARYGNPHSRTHLYGWESDLAVESARAQVAALIKASPKEIVFTSGATECNNISVKGVMHFYRDKKRHVITTQTEHKCVLDSCRHLQQEGFDITYLKVGTDGIIDLDQLRSSIRPDTGLVSVMAVNNEIGVIQPMEEIGKICKEFNVPFHTDAAQALGKIPIDVEKWNVSLMSLSGHKVYGPKGVGALYLRRRPRIRVEPQMNGGGQERGIRSGTVPTPLVVGMGAACELAMKEMEYDHKRISSLKERLLNGIKEKIDGVVVNGSLERRYPGNLNLSFAYVEGESLLMGLKEVAVSSGSACTSASLEPSYVLRALGVDEDMAHTSIRYGIGRFTTKEEIDRAIVLTVHQVEKLREMSPLYEMVKEGIDIKSIQWAQH; from the exons ATGGCATCCAAGTACCTCGCCTCCGCGATCCGGCGATATCTCCCCAAGGCCACGCCTTCCTCCCTCCTCCGCCCCTTCTCCACCGCCGCGGCGGTTGCCGAAGCCAGCCCCCCAACCTCTGAGGACCCGGACGGCGGAATCGTCATGAAGGGTGTCAGAATCTCCGGCCGGCCGCTGTACCTGGACGTGCAGGCGACGTCCCCGATGGACCCGCGCGTGCTTGACGCTATGCTGCCCTACTACACCGCCCGGTATGGGAACCCCCACTCCCGGACCCACCTCTACGGCTGGGAGTCGGACCTCGCCGTCGAATCAGCTCGGGCCCAGGTGGCCGCCCTGATCAAAGCCTCGCCTAAGGAGATTGTCTTCACCTCAGGCGCCACGGAATGCAACAACATCTCCGTCAAGGGCGTCATGCATTTCTACAG GGACAAGAAGCGGCATGTGATCACTACCCAGACAGAGCACAAGTGTGTGCTTGACTCATGTCGCCACTTGCAGCAGGAGGGCTTCGACATCACCTACCTTAAGGTTGGGACTGACGGGATCATTGACTTGGATCAGTTGCGGTCCTCGATTCGCCCTGATACTGGGCTCGTGTCGGTCATGGCAGTTAACAATGAAATCGGGGTGATCCAACCAATGGAGGAGATTGGGAAGATATGCAAGGAGTTTAATGTCCCCTTCCACACTGATGCTGCTCAGGCCCTGGGGAAGATCCCAATTGATGTGGAGAAGTGGAATGTGAGTCTCATGTCTTTGAGTGGGCACAAGGTTTATGGGCCGAAGGGTGTCGGTGCTCTTTACCTGAGGAGACGTCCGAGGATCCGGGTGGAACCTCAGATGAATGGTGGAGGACAGGAGAGGGGAATAAGGAGTGGGACTGTCCCGACCCCACTTGTTGTCGGAATGGGAGCGGCATGTGAGCTGGCGATGAAGGAGATGGAATACGATCACAAGAGGATTAGTTCCTTAAAAGAGAGGTTGCTCAATGGgatcaaagaaaaaattgatggGGTGGTGGTGAATGGTAGCTTAGAAAGAAGGTATCCCGGGAACTTGAACTTATCCTTTGCTTATGTTGAAGGAGAGAGCCTGTTGATGGGGCTGAAGGAGGTGGCAGTCTCGAGCGGGAGCGCCTGCACAAGCGCTAGCCTTGAGCCATCCTACGTGCTAAGGGCTCTTGGTGTCGATGAGGACATGGCCCACACTTCGATCAGGTACGGGATTGGGAGGTTCACAACCAAGGAGGAGATCGATCGAGCAATCGTGCTCACGGTGCACCAGGTAGAGAAATTGCGGGAGATGAGCCCGCTCTATGAGATGGTGAAGGAAGGGATCGACATCAAGAGCATTCAGTGGGCACAACATTGA
- the LOC116209662 gene encoding probable serine/threonine-protein kinase PIX13 isoform X1: MGICWGAPDYPTPSFTGYLRPGQAPLVFSSTSSSEDGESRSLGGISVESVTSGEIVPTPDVRVFTLPELRKATRNFRPDSFLGEGGFGRVFKGYLNEEGPIAVKKYHMESVQGFKEFKSEVTFLGTLSHPNIVRLLGYCSEEGNLLLVYAYMQKGTLKYHLFRRGGMEPLSWIVRLKIATGAAKGLAYLHQLEIICRDFKPSNILLDGVKVFNAKISDFGLARRGPADEKSHVSTQVLGTYGYAAPEYIAAGHLYVKSDVYSFGVVLLEILTGRRAYDDNLPSGQHFVVEWVRPHVSRSKLARVVDPRLEGRYPFKAALEMAELAFHCLQMEPKSRPSMDDVLRKLEKVATY; the protein is encoded by the exons ATGGGAATCTGCTGGGGTGCCCCTGATTATCCAACACCCAGCTTCACTGGATATCTCAGACCAG GACAGGCACCACTCGTATTTAGCAGCACATCATCTTCTGAGGATGGGGAAAGCAGGAGCTTGGGTGGAATATCTGTTGAAAGTGTGACCAGCGGGGAGATCGTACCCACTCCCGATGTCAGGGTTTTCACCCTGCCTGAACTGCGGAAAGCAACTAGAAACTTTCGGCCTGATTCGTTCCTTGGAGAAGGAGGCTTCGGCAGAGTCTTCAAAGGCTACCTCAACGAGGAGGGCCCGATTGCCGTCAAAAAGTATCACATGGAGAGTGTGCAGGGATTTAAAGAATTTAAG TCAGAGGTTACTTTCCTGGGCACCTTATCCCATCCTAACATTGTCCGGCTGCTGGGGTATTGTTCCGAGGAGGGAAATCTACTCCTCGTCTATGCGTACATGCAAAAGGGTACCCTGAAATATCACCTATTTCGAA GAGGTGGTATGGAACCACTTTCCTGGATCGTACGACTTAAGATCGCAACTGGAGCAGCCAAAGGCCTGGCATACTTACATCAGTTAGAAATTATTTGCAGGGACTTCAAACCATCAAATATATTGCTAGACGGGGTAAAG GTTTTCAATGCCAAGATTTCAGACTTTGGCTTGGCAAGAAGGGGTCCTGCTGACGAAAAATCACACGTTTCTACACAGGTCCTCGGAACATATGGCTATGCTGCCCCCGAGTACATAGCAGCTG GGCATTTGTATGTAAAGAGCGATGTCTATAGTTTTGGGGTTGTGCTACTTGAAATACTAACAGGGAGACGTGCATACGACGACAATCTGCCGTCTGGGCAGCATTTTGTTGTGGAGTGGGTCCGCCCACACGTATCGAGAAGCAAACTGGCAAGGGTGGTTGATCCGCGTCTGGAAGGTAGGTATCCTTTCAAGGCCGCTCTTGAAATGGCTGAGCTTGCCTTCCACTGTCTCCAGATGGAGCCCAAAAGCCGGCCTTCCATGGATGATGTCTTAAGGAAACTGGAAAAAGTCGCTACTTATTAA
- the LOC116209662 gene encoding probable serine/threonine-protein kinase PIX13 isoform X2, whose product MGICWGAPDYPTPSFTGYLRPGQAPLVFSSTSSSEDGESRSLGGISVESVTSGEIVPTPDVRVFTLPELRKATRNFRPDSFLGEGGFGRVFKGYLNEEGPIAVKKYHMESVQGFKEFKSEVTFLGTLSHPNIVRLLGYCSEEGNLLLVYAYMQKGTLKYHLFRRGGMEPLSWIVRLKIATGAAKGLAYLHQLEIICRDFKPSNILLDGVFNAKISDFGLARRGPADEKSHVSTQVLGTYGYAAPEYIAAGHLYVKSDVYSFGVVLLEILTGRRAYDDNLPSGQHFVVEWVRPHVSRSKLARVVDPRLEGRYPFKAALEMAELAFHCLQMEPKSRPSMDDVLRKLEKVATY is encoded by the exons ATGGGAATCTGCTGGGGTGCCCCTGATTATCCAACACCCAGCTTCACTGGATATCTCAGACCAG GACAGGCACCACTCGTATTTAGCAGCACATCATCTTCTGAGGATGGGGAAAGCAGGAGCTTGGGTGGAATATCTGTTGAAAGTGTGACCAGCGGGGAGATCGTACCCACTCCCGATGTCAGGGTTTTCACCCTGCCTGAACTGCGGAAAGCAACTAGAAACTTTCGGCCTGATTCGTTCCTTGGAGAAGGAGGCTTCGGCAGAGTCTTCAAAGGCTACCTCAACGAGGAGGGCCCGATTGCCGTCAAAAAGTATCACATGGAGAGTGTGCAGGGATTTAAAGAATTTAAG TCAGAGGTTACTTTCCTGGGCACCTTATCCCATCCTAACATTGTCCGGCTGCTGGGGTATTGTTCCGAGGAGGGAAATCTACTCCTCGTCTATGCGTACATGCAAAAGGGTACCCTGAAATATCACCTATTTCGAA GAGGTGGTATGGAACCACTTTCCTGGATCGTACGACTTAAGATCGCAACTGGAGCAGCCAAAGGCCTGGCATACTTACATCAGTTAGAAATTATTTGCAGGGACTTCAAACCATCAAATATATTGCTAGACGGG GTTTTCAATGCCAAGATTTCAGACTTTGGCTTGGCAAGAAGGGGTCCTGCTGACGAAAAATCACACGTTTCTACACAGGTCCTCGGAACATATGGCTATGCTGCCCCCGAGTACATAGCAGCTG GGCATTTGTATGTAAAGAGCGATGTCTATAGTTTTGGGGTTGTGCTACTTGAAATACTAACAGGGAGACGTGCATACGACGACAATCTGCCGTCTGGGCAGCATTTTGTTGTGGAGTGGGTCCGCCCACACGTATCGAGAAGCAAACTGGCAAGGGTGGTTGATCCGCGTCTGGAAGGTAGGTATCCTTTCAAGGCCGCTCTTGAAATGGCTGAGCTTGCCTTCCACTGTCTCCAGATGGAGCCCAAAAGCCGGCCTTCCATGGATGATGTCTTAAGGAAACTGGAAAAAGTCGCTACTTATTAA
- the LOC116209623 gene encoding probable serine/threonine-protein kinase PIX13: MGVCWGAPDYPTPSFTGYLRPGQTSLTFSSTSSSEDEQSRSLGGRSVKGVPNGAVVPSPDVRVFTLAELQKATRNFRPDSILGEGGFGRVFKGYLDEEGPSHGRGTTPIAIKKLNPESVQGFKEWKSEVSFLGSLSHPNIVRLLGYCSEEGNLLLVYEFMPKGTLKNHLFRRGTTEPLSWVLRLKIAIGAAKGLAFLHQLERQIICRDFKPSNILLDGNFNAKISDFGLARRGPAGDESHVSTQVIGTYGYAAPEYIATGHLYVKSDVYSFGVVLLEILTGRRAFDNNRPSGEHFVVEWVRPHVSRRKLARVVDPRLEGRYPLKAALELAQLAFHCLQMDPKSRPSMDDVLRTLEKIAAH, translated from the exons ATGGGAGTTTGCTGGGGTGCCCCTGATTATCCGACCCCTAGCTTCACTGGATATCTCAGACCAG GACAGACATCACTCACATTTAGCAGCACATCATCTTCCGAGGATGAGCAAAGCAGGAGCTTGGGAGGAAGATCTGTTAAAGGCGTGCCCAACGGGGCGGTTGTGCCCTCCCCGGATGTTAGAGTTTTCACCTTAGCTGAGCTGCAAAAGGCCACCAGAAATTTTCGGCCCGATTCCATCCTTGGAGAAGGAGGCTTCGGCAGAGTCTTCAAAGGCTACCTCGATGAGGAGGGGCCCTCCCATGGCCGAGGCACGACCCCAATTGCCATAAAAAAGTTGAATCCCGAGAGCGTGCAGGGATTTAAAGAATGGAAG TCAGAGGTGTCTTTTCTGGGCAGTTTATCCCATCCTAACATTGTCAGGCTGCTGGGATATTGTTCGGAGGAGGGAAATCTACTTCTTGTCTACGAGTTCATGCCAAAGGGTACCCTGAAAAATCACCTATTTCGAA GAGGTACTACGGAACCACTTTCCTGGGTGTTACGTCTTAAGATCGCAATTGGTGCAGCCAAAGGCCTGGCTTTCTTACATCAGTTAGAAAGACAAATTATTTGCAGGGACTTTAAGCCATCAAATATATTGCTAGATGGG AATTTCAATGCCAAGATATCGGACTTTGGCTTGGCAAGAAGAGGTCCTGCTGGCGATGAATCACATGTTTCTACCCAAGTCATTGGAACCTATGGCTATGCTGCCCCTGAGTACATAGCAACTG GGCATCTGTATGTAAAGAGTGATGTGTACAGTTTTGGAGTTGTGCTGCTTGAGATATTGACCGGGAGAAGAGCGTTCGATAATAATCGGCCATCTGGGGAGCACTTCGTCGTGGAGTGGGTCCGCCCACACGTATCGAGAAGGAAACTGGCTAGAGTGGTGGACCCGCGGTTGGAAGGAAGGTATCCTTTAAAGGCCGCTCTCGAATTGGCTCAGCTTGCCTTCCATTGTCTCCAGATGGATCCCAAGAGCCGGCCTTCCATGGACGATGTCTTAAGGACACTGGAAAAAATTGCTGCTCATTAA